TAGTAGACGTATACCGGAGATACGATCGTAGTTGAAGACATCCGGATTTTACGAGGTACGTACAcaaggaaagagagaaaaacgaTACCTAGGTTTACGCAGATACTTTAGCGACAACCGACACGGAGCAAGCGAAACAAAACATAttaaagagagcgagagagggagggagagagagagagagaaagagagagaaagagagagagagagagagatagcggagagagagagagagagagagagagagagagagatagcggagagagagagagagagagagagagagagagagagagatagcggAGAGGATGGATATTATAAGTAATACAACTAttatatagatatatacatatatacattgcAACAGTGCATACAAATATGTAAAGGTCTAACGTTGTATACGTtcggggtgagagagagagagagagagagagagagagagagagagagagagagagagagagagagagagagagagagagagagagagagaatccaAGGATGATTTTATTACGGTAAAACGCTTTCTTTCGCTCGTGCGTACGAAAACACGTCATTGTCGGCCATGTTTCAACCTTTTCTATGCCATCCATTATCCGATTGCCTCTTTTCTCGTTGACTTTGCTGTTTCTAATTGTTTTCCGTATCTCTTTGTGATTTCTCAAGGTATTTTCTACTTGGGAGTTGGTGAGGATGCCGTTGGACGTTTCGAAGGTTCAATGGGAACACGATGGGGGTGAATAGAGGGTGTACAATGTGAAGATAGAGACAGCAGGGCCAGCTGCACGATGCAGCCTCTTTCGAAATTAGTTCCTCTTTTAGACCGgctctggaaatttttgaaATGCTCAAAACGGCCCTACACAAGTGGATCTTAACAAGTCCGGATCTGAAAGAAGCTTCCAGTTCGTGGTCCCATTGGATTCTCCATTTTACTGCATCATAACCAAGTAGCCAGAGAtttcaattttaacaaaaaCTGTGGGTTCAAGTCCGAGGGTTGATATAATTTGATACAAGCAAAAGCTTTTGTGTACATTATCCAGATGATTTAACTGAAGAGTGATCATCTTCATGTTGTCGATCAATTTTTGCTGTAAAAGGAGAATGGATTAGAGAAGAGGCATTAGGCAACGAGAGGGTTGAATCCAGCCACGCGACGGCCGATTCTGTTTCTCGCGGACATTTAGGGTACATGCGATTAGCCTGAGTGGAGAAAAATGAACCCGCGTAGCCACATACGTTATTAACTATACATAAACGATACATAAATGACGAAAATGTTTATCAATTTTACTACGGATTGCAGCGTGCACGTGCAATTTGCTCGCGAAACAACGAGAGGTCTCGACAAGCGATTTGACGATTTTTGTGATACCCGTCGAAATATGTAAACGGCAAATCGATCTTCTCGACGGACGACCGACCACGCTTTTTTGTTTGTCTCGATATACATATTACAAGACaacaaaaaacaaataaatagatatatatgtatatatatatatacatatatacatcaGGTTTAGTAAGGGGAAAACGAGAAAAATAACCAAAAgagtaaaaaaaaacacaatcTTTCGTACAGAACAACGCCCGTGTGAACAaagaaaaaacaacaaaaaaataaacaaaaacgcGCGTGATTAACCGAAGAACCCTCGGCCGCGAAAAAAAAGGCGAGAAAGGGTCGCGATAAAATGGCGTACATTATTACATGCTGCAGCACCAACGACCACGCGTTTTACTCACGCCTCACGCGGGATGAGTTTTCGGGCTTAATTATACTTAGTGCGAGATCGCTGAAATTTTCGCGCGCGCGAAGCAAAGCGAGAGCATTAAAACGAACGCGAGGATTCTAAGCGCAGTGGAAATAGCCGAACAAACAAAAAAGTGAATAAACAAGCGTAGTGGAAAAGTAACGAGTGTCTCGCAACCAACAAATAAACCAACAAAAAAggcaaaaaaaagaaacaaaagcaaaaagaaaacagaaaaagtGGAAGACGTAACAGACGGATGTTTAAAAAAGAGAACAACGTTCGCCGCGACGGAATCGGTGAATCGAAACCGGTGACGGGCGGAATCCCCGGTCGCCGCGAAATCTCAGCGGGAAATTCAAAAATCGGACgccgacgaagtcgagcggcGTCGACCGGCGCCGTCGCGGTCCGCGTTCGCGTGCAATAATACAAAAcatataaacaatattaatatcattatatacaacatttttacGACATATACGAAATACGATGTAGAGAGAAAATAAAACAAGCAGGTGAGAACAAGTTTAGGATAACATTACTTGTTGTTGTCTACCATAGTGTTGTAGTTATATACAATTACAAGATAGAACACTAACTATAGATAAGCAGAACGTGTGCGAGAGacaaacggagagagagagagagagagagagagagagagagagagagagagagagagagagagagagagagagagaggaagcgaTAGAGGCAAAGAgatagcgagagagagagaaagagagagtgtgtgCGTTAGTATGTGCGTGTGCGAGAGAAAATGTCTATACAAACAAGAGCGAgaatgggagagagagagaaaggaatcAGCGCAATTGTCGAGCGTACATGTTACTATTATAGCGATTATATATATTCACATATATATGTACTGTACATATAcctatgtgtatatatatacataaccGAGGAAGTTAATTACTCGAAACAACCAGCAAAaccaagagaaaaaaaaacaagggaAGAAATCAATGATTAACAATTATATACAGAAGTCTATACatataaactttatttaaaaaacgtgTGTGCCTATGTGCGCACGTGCGTACGCGCGCGTACGTGCGGACATACTTCGATAGTCCTGAATTCGCCTGGTTCCGATCCGAAACGACCCGAAACGACCCGAAATGACCCGCCCTGTTCCTCAGAAGCCCGCTGTTCTCTCTTTTGGCCCTTGAACCCTGCCACCGTGCCCTCATTTTCTTGCCTGCGCCTGtgtccctttccctctctctttctttctcccccctcccgctcctcttctctctctctctctctctctctctctctctctctctctctctctctcccctctcgctctctttatctctctgtcgaaatatctatctatctatatctCTCCCCCACCCTCCCCCTTCCCCTATATTCTTCACACGCACTTGCGCACATATCCATGACGCATTACCGTAGCCGTGTTGTGTAGGGAATGTCTTTAACGAATAAGAATACGATTTCTCATGTTACATGTTATACGAAGAAAAAACTTGCAGCAAAAGcaacacacaaaaaaaaaaataaaataaataaatacataaataaaacTACTAATGGTATTATAAACGaagaaaaaaatggtaaaacgaGACGAGTCTCTTCTCCGGTCAGTTGCAGGATCGCTACGAACGTCGTCGAATCAATATATTCCCATTGTGCAACAAAAAATGGAGACAAGAAACGAACGAATTgcggagagagaggagagagagagagagagagagagagagagagagagagagagaggtggttTTCGGGGGAGAATAAGAGACAGAAATGTAATACACGTATAGGGAGAAGACGGGAAAGAAAGAGGGGAAAGGCGTGATACGCGAGGTGACGAAGGGAGAAGGTGTTTTGTTAAAATGAACCCGTATCGTTGATGGAAGAGTCGCGAACTTCGATGCCGGAAATGTTATCACCGATCGGGCGAGAATCAATTTCGCGTTTTCGATTGCGTCGACGGTCCATTCTCGTGTTCATAGATCCGCGGTGGAGCTCGCGAAGACTCCGACCGGTCTCCCATCCTGTTTCTTCCATCGACTATACGGCTGGCTCTGTAAATTACAACGTTGTTCGTGTCACTTGTTGGTGGACCGTGGATCTTCCCGCGATCGTTCCGCCTGCGAAATCGTTCCACTAACCTTGGAAAGACTGCAGGAAGCTTCTGGGAAGCTCGACGATTCCAAGATACATATTCGCACTTTACCTACCGGAAACCTAACTGTTTAAGCCTAAAAGTATACTCTTAAATAATAATTCTCAAAGATGTTACCGGATTATCTTCCCGGAAGCGACTTGTTAGGACGCTTCttggaaaaatttgttaattgatttatacacacatatatataatatatagttGGGAATCAGAGAatttaatatattgtaaaatTTATTCCGCTAGGTAATGTGTTGAAAGTACGTTGTTTATATTGTCTGcgatatttgtaaaaattattcgTCGTTGCTTGCGTCTTCAAGATCGAGCATACATCGTTTTCAACCCCCATACGATCTTCGTGTAAAAATTCACCTATTTTCGATTTCTGCGTACAGATTTACTGTGTTCCTTTAGAATGCGAGCTTATGAACGAAATACCATTGActaaatgaaattgaaaaaaggAAAATTGGTGTGAAAATTGCGAAAAACCTTTCAGCGGCTATTTCTGAAGAACGTACGAGGATTGACTAAACAAACTGCTGGATCTTTACAGGGTTAACAAATTCTTTGTTGAAACTGTAATATGAAAAGATGAAAATTCTCGTATAAATAACGGCATGGGTGTCGATTAACGTGAACGCCCCCGGTCCACCACTTATTATTACGGCTATTAGCATTCTAATTATTGTTACTATTATTGCTACCGGTATGTGTGTACATGTATACATGTATAGCAGTGTGTacgtatgtacagggtgtatcaaaagtaatggtcatccacATGTCCTGCGGGTGAATCTACAGCTCTGGCtcatcggtggacatttgtcaaagaaacttgcagCAAAATTGttgataacaaagaaaattgctgtTAAAGAAGGCTTTTTTTACATCAACAGCTTCTACcgatcgagaagagaaaaaactTGAAAGGAACCATGTGTCGCAAAAATGTGTTTGCAAAATTCGATTGTGTGGATTTATACGTATAGAGAGAAGCCTACTACAACAGTCGACCTGGCCGTGTCGATCAGACGGAACAGAATCGTGTGCGTGCCTCGAGACAAAcgacatatgtacatatatgtatgtaaagggacattcgtcgcTGGGCCTGCACCACAAGTCATTGTCATTGCATATATAATTTGAAGgtgcaaaatataaaagaaaacccTATTGTCGAACGTTATACGTACGAATACTGATCCTAGATCAGAAAATGCTAATGTAAAGTGTACTtggaaatttttcagaatcttctGATCCTTCGTCAGATCCGCAGCACACAGCTGACAGCGCACAGCACACTCAATGTGGATTGTGGGCACATTTTCCGACGCAGTTTCTCACATATGTCTACTTTGTTTCTAACCACTTGCAACGCGTTTCAAAACTTGTCTTTTATGTCGTCTATTCAAGAATGTGAACTCGAAGGAATCGAATGTCCGAAGAATCGTCGCAAGAATCGATGTATCGCCAGATGATTCTCGAAACGATTTCTTTCGTTTCAATCGATACATTGTATGCTGCGAGAGCAGAGTTTTCGCGCCGAAATCGTACTAACCGCTTCGCTCTCACGGACCTGTTATGTCGCGACGCAATACCGCTCGTGAGATTCTACAAACGACATATCTCGCGTGCTTCGTTATTCGATTCATCGGTTACTTCCATATATTATACCGCATCACTGATAAAACGATTTCTAAATGGTGGCATCGTCGCCTACTCCCGCGAACAGCTAAATGGGCATTGACTGACACAACATGGCATAATAACATTTTCTCGGCAGaatttggttaccctgttttcgtatctagcgtttatagactctgagcgtctgacctgccttgCCTAGTATATGGTATAGACTGTGACCGTACACGTCCGTGGAAGCCAAGTCCGGTTCAAATCGAAGTATGTATGTATTATGTTCGCTGTCATGATTTTCTAAAGTGTGTTGTGTAGAGTTTTCTACagtgtgctgtggatccgacggGGGAACcgatgattctgaaaaattggTAAGTGTAGTTTACACTAGTATTTGATAATATAGGTTTTGtattcgtacgtataacattgaatacaaggttttctttcatacTTTGCAACTTCAAATTGACGATTCGAACGGGCAGGGTGACAATGACTTGGTACAGGCTTAGCGGCGAATGCTCTTCAAATTTCGTTTGTCACGGTCAGATGGACCGTGTAGCaggcttttgtctatacgtataactccacacaatcaaattttgctaAAACTTGAACGGCTTGTATCTCTTTTTCGGCTTTTCTCGATGCATAGAAAGAAGGTGTTCATGTGAAAAAAAGCGTTTAAAAAGGTTTCTCGAGAAATGTCCACCGATACAGAGGCGTAGAACGGATCcgtaggacggatgaccattagtTTTGTGCAGAGAAACATACTGTACATACGTATAGACACGTACGTATGTTTGGCAGCAGCGGCGTTCCTTTATTCGTGGCTCGATTCCTTTCCCTCGTTTCACCCCGCCACCCGTTTGCTGTGCCAGAATCACCGATCCAGCCTCTCCTCGTCTGTGGCAAAAAGGATCGACCCTCTGAAAAAACCGACGGATATGCTGACGCGCTAGATCGCTGATCATCCCCTGTCTGACTTGTCCGTCTCCCTTTTGCGCTGACCTAATATGTACAACGACAACGTTCGCGTTCGAACGTCTGAACTTCCACGTTCCGGGTGCGAAGTAAAACGGCGCTTATTCGTTCGTTTCGATGGGTTTTTATTCTCCGGTTGCCTCGAGAATTAATGAAACCGCGGCGAGCGCCGTGTAAGGTTCAAGGGGCCGGGCGATCCTCAAAATCGGATTCCCGAAGAACGCGATCGAAGCGTCAGCGTGTTGCACCAACGGCAGAAAGAATGCAAGCGGCGGAGACGAGGGGATGCGCGATCTCGGAAACAGTACATCGGACATATACGGGTGAACGATGCCCTGCGTTGTGTATCCTTTTTTCGACGTTGTCTTTCTCTCCCCCTTTTTTGTTCTGCCCTCCTCTTAACGAGTGAACTTTGACCGAGGAGTCCTCACGGCACGGCGTAGATGGGAAAAGTCGGGCGGTGGGTTTTATCGATCATTGAGAAGCAGAAGACACATATATACGCATTATTCCGTACCAAGTACGGCTAGAAGCTACCGAGTAATTTAATATAGAATTATAAAACAGTCAACTGTATCGCGATTAACGGAGCACGAACGAAGAAAGGCCTGCATCGACCATGTTTCCTCTCCAGAAACTTTTAAACCTCCCGACTCCCTCCTCTCCCCTCTTCCTGCCACACCGAGAATTTcccttccccccaccccccgttaTTCTAATAATTCCTGCCTCCCTCTAACCCTCAACAAGAAACAAGAAAACATATTGTAATCTATTGTAGATTGTTGTAGATAAATTATACGGTTTGACCGTACATTGTTACTTTTTGTCGACAATATAAAATACACAGATATATAAGTAAGCCTTTCTCTGGTTTGCATATTCCCCCCTGCTCAATCTAATAACAATCTAAATCATTTAATTTCttctccttccttccttccttccttccttatTTTTAATCTAAACTATTTTCTATTAATCTCGCCTTTTCACCCAGTCTGTTCTATTTAATCCGAACAAGTTGCAGAACTTTTTCAAGGTAGCACCAAGTCTAAAATTGTTCTCGTTTCAATTGCTTTTATTCCGCGCTTATATACGCTTATATACCGCGCATCGACGCTTACAAAATAATTATATACAGCTAGGAGAAGAAACTGGTTCGTTTCAGAGCGAAGTAATTGTCGGCATGCTCGGAGATCCCACCACGTCTATTATATCCGCTTTCACTTCCGGCTCGGTTTTTGGTAGCAGCGCTGGAGGTATCGTCAGTGTCTGAAAATTGTGTTTTAGTATATATTTTCATCAAGAATTTGATCGACGGCTTTGAAATGTTACCTTTCCAGGAGCGAGAGCTTCGTACTGATGCCTCAACGATTGCAACTCGTAATCACAAGTTGACAGAGCGCTTCTGAGCTCGTAATGTAAAACAATGTCGCTTCTAAGTTCATTGAATTGTTGACAAATCTGTTCCGTGGGCGGTGGATTCAATTCTAAAGAAAAATCGCATTAGTATTGGCTCGAAAATAATCAAGATACGTTGAACAGGAAAATCGTCAACTCCTAACCTAATCTCAATTCATTGAGCATTTGCTCGATACCCTTCATTTTCTTCTGACCTAAGCTGCTTGGCAACTTTATTCTCTGAGAACGAAGCGAAACGCCGCTATTCTTAAAATCCGGGAACTTGATGCCAGCCGATTCGACGGTCTgaaaataaagatacaaattgTATTATCCGCGTGATTCGTTCTGGCGTAAAGACGTTACGATCAATTATTTACATGAGAAGTATCGGTCTTGTTTGGTCTATTTCTAGAGGAAGCTCCGCTCTTCTTTGTAGGtttcctttcattcttcctTGGATCGGCTTGATGATCGGCAGCAGTTATCAGCTTCTGTAAATCTTGCGTTTTCCTGTCCCTTTCCTTCTTTCGCTGCTCAATCTTTCTTAATTCGGCCAGTAACATTTGCTCCTCTTCTACTTGTTCCGGTGttctttcaaacaatttttttaactgtTCTTTCCTACGCTTCTCATGCTCTGCGTCAAATACATACACCTTATCGCTATGAGACTTTGCTTTCGTAAGAGCAGCGCATACTTGATAATACCTAAACGATTGAAaaaaacatatatacatatatatgaatATACATTAGTAAGTGTACAACAAACACGAATAAAAAGATATACAATATTTCCTCGCCTCTCTTTCAAATCCTCCACGGATCTAGCAGGAAACTTGGTACGATCCCATCTgtcttttattattataaaccTCAGATCGAATCTTCTGCATAGATCGAAGAGGTGATCCGTTTCTGCTCTGGTCCACCCATTTGTTACTAAATGTTGAACGTATTCTGCGTTAGTGTAGGTAGGGATAGGAACCTTCTTATTGAATTTAGCAAAGGGATATTCCTTCCCAGCGTCAGCAACTCGTCTCCAATGGTGGAAAACTGCTCCGTCGGTTCTCGCAGGATTAGTAAAAGGTGTCCACTTCCATGGTCTAACCTTTTTCATACCGAGCTTGGCCCTGACCTGTTTGTATCCTTTCGCTGTGTCCGTCGGAAACAGCGGTGGCACATCGTTGTTGTCCTTGCACAACAATGCAAACACCTCACGGTGCATACCCTCTGGTCGTTTTGGTACTTTGTACTCATATTTCTTCCGGTTTTTTTTCTCGGCTCCGATAATCGACTCTTTCGTGAGCTCGCTGGTTGTCGGCACTTCGATGTCCAATATATCGCGTACGTCAGCCATTCTTCCTAATATTCACTAGCTCCGTTTATGGTTCGTCTACATCTGTCGTTTTGAGGTTACGAATGCTACCGAATGCTACCCAGCTGCCAGAGAAGATACGAGATACGAGAGTGAGTGCTGGTGAGTGCTCACGCTAGGGGGTTCCAGCGTTCCGACTTTTGCGACATCGcctttttagcatggaacagaaccatgTCTACGTTTTTTAGCATGGAATAGAACCATGTCTGAACATGCCAAAATTATTCAAACAACGTTATTTGAAGGTCCGAATAAGAAAAGTACatgaatttcattttatataaaGCATAACACATTTTTTGGACTTGTAATTAATATTCGATACTCACGATTTTGAACATCTAGTTTAGATTACATAGTAAGCTACTCCTTCTAACGTCCCCAAACAACTCAATTAATTTTCGAACAATTTTAAATTTCCCCTCACACAAGTACTAAATTCATCATATTATTCTTGTAATCTGATGGTAGTGTCGTTTAATAAATACAGTTTAATAAGGCATCCATGCCCGTGCGGGCATCCGGACGCCCGGCGGGCATTCGGGATTACCTGATTCAAACACTTTGtaaaatttgcattctgaaGTCGGTCATTTCGTATGCAACGATCTACTATAAAACATCGTTGAAACATTTGCTTAAAAACACATTCAAAGTAGAATTCTGTCCAGCTTGCTTTCTATTAAAAGAAATACTTGGATAAAGCAAAGTTTGCTAAAGAACTTCTCATGGCAACGCGTTCCTTCGACAATTCTAACAGAAGAAAAATCAGGAACAAGTCGTTTAAATAGTAGATAAAAGCCAGAGGTAAAAATGTAAAACACAAGGGTACCGTTCAGTCCATTCAACTTGTACATTTCCGGTGTGTCTTTGCCAGGGAATTAGTTAATAATGATTAAAACAAGATGGATAAATCGGTGTGCGCCGTCAGGGCTGTTCTCGGCGAGAGCGATGCCGGCACGTGGATCAATACCGAAGAGGGTGAAGGCAGCCGCCTCTCCACCGTCCGCGAGTAGCAGTATGCTCGCGCCGCGGGTACGCGCCGCACGCTCTACGCCCGAGCCTTCGTATTCAGTTCGCCAGGGAACAGGAATTCGAACGGAAGCGGCGATATCGTTCGCGCGTTCCTCCCTAGCTTGGCCTGATCTCCGGTTTTCGAGCGGTTGGCCCTCGCGCTCCTTCCGGTTCGACAGGACTCACCCTTCCCGACCGCGAAAGGATGTCACCTGCCTGCGATCCGCTCCGAATCTTCGaggtgtctctctctctctctctctctctctctctctctctctctctctctctctctctctctctctctctctctctgtctctctctctctctctctctctctctctctctctctctctctctctctctctctctctctctctctgttgctTGCGCGTTCAACTTTCTCGGTGTTTGACCCCCGTTCGCCACCACTCTCGAAAACCCTTTCTCCTTCTCCGACACCTGTCACGATGTTCCCATGGAGGAACGCACCCTGGCCCTTCGCCCCCATCTCATCTGTTGCTCCGGACTTATGCTAATGACTGCGCTGGAAACGTCTTAGCAACAGTCTCTCTGTATACGATCTCCGACTCGCTCGCGTTGTTTCCGGTTCGTTTCTTCGCTCGTTCGAGCAATGAGCGCAGGGGAATTGGCGTGTCTCTTGATTCAGATTCGTGCGGGGTCGTCGGCTGTTTGATAGCGcgacaccgcgccgcgccggaacgGCATCAGAATCGCGTCGATGTGTTCGAATTGTTCGTAATGTGTGTCCTAACACGTTCGCTGCGCTAAAATTcactaaaatatatatatatacataggtCTAAGTCTAAGTCGACAACAGTCCAAAGTCGGACAACAATTGTGGCTGCGAGAAAAAACAAATTCCCAGCCAGTCCCAGTCCTGTTGCCAGGTCTCGCATGCGTTTCAACCCTCTCGTTTCTTGTTGGCTTCCATGCAGCCGAGGATTCTGTGTTCGTGGGGAAGGTGAATGGTCGTTCGCGCGGCTTAGAACGTTGGAGGTCCCGGTGGCCAGTGATCAAGATCCGTCGCCGTTGTTTCGATCAGTGCACCGATCCAGCGACGATGCAGACCGCCTGATCGAGGATCGCGACCCCGAATTGCGA
The genomic region above belongs to Halictus rubicundus isolate RS-2024b chromosome 17, iyHalRubi1_principal, whole genome shotgun sequence and contains:
- the Dmap1 gene encoding DNA methyltransferase 1 associated protein 1: MADVRDILDIEVPTTSELTKESIIGAEKKNRKKYEYKVPKRPEGMHREVFALLCKDNNDVPPLFPTDTAKGYKQVRAKLGMKKVRPWKWTPFTNPARTDGAVFHHWRRVADAGKEYPFAKFNKKVPIPTYTNAEYVQHLVTNGWTRAETDHLFDLCRRFDLRFIIIKDRWDRTKFPARSVEDLKERYYQVCAALTKAKSHSDKVYVFDAEHEKRRKEQLKKLFERTPEQVEEEQMLLAELRKIEQRKKERDRKTQDLQKLITAADHQADPRKNERKPTKKSGASSRNRPNKTDTSHTVESAGIKFPDFKNSGVSLRSQRIKLPSSLGQKKMKGIEQMLNELRLELNPPPTEQICQQFNELRSDIVLHYELRSALSTCDYELQSLRHQYEALAPGKTLTIPPALLPKTEPEVKADIIDVVGSPSMPTITSL